A single window of Metallosphaera hakonensis JCM 8857 = DSM 7519 DNA harbors:
- a CDS encoding ribbon-helix-helix domain-containing protein, whose amino-acid sequence MTQTVSISVRLSPELAEKLENIAKSNNIKVSELVREAIALLLDDSFTPEYVMKNWHIISIIVKNRPAMKIFSKLVGDKGAGQVTTQSNLTQIDEEGISLCLEDKNCIAVDLDSREAYVTGENVDSKWDDTSFKVKKVSSIVVAPVNKKAIYVIKGW is encoded by the coding sequence ATGACTCAAACTGTTAGCATTTCGGTGAGATTATCTCCAGAGTTGGCTGAAAAACTGGAGAATATAGCCAAATCAAATAATATTAAGGTCAGCGAACTGGTAAGGGAGGCAATTGCTTTACTTCTTGACGACAGTTTCACTCCTGAATACGTAATGAAGAATTGGCACATAATTAGTATTATCGTTAAAAACAGACCTGCAATGAAGATTTTTTCAAAACTCGTTGGTGATAAGGGGGCCGGGCAAGTCACGACGCAAAGCAATTTAACACAAATCGACGAGGAGGGTATTTCGTTATGCCTGGAGGATAAGAACTGTATAGCGGTGGATCTGGACTCAAGAGAAGCTTACGTGACCGGTGAAAACGTTGACAGTAAGTGGGACGATACTTCCTTTAAAGTTAAGAAGGTAAGCTCCATAGTGGTCGCCCCTGTAAATAAGAAAGCCATCTACGTAATAAAAGGCTGGTAG
- a CDS encoding cytochrome b/b6 domain-containing protein: MTLLQFITEFVIWISFVGVFVYHVARGKVLEKLPPTNGKPIIPFYTQSQRIFHWSSFGILLIAGLSGYYMLGTSNLGLLSFHDWTLLPVVLTLLFHVLSDGRKREMSFTLSDILNRLNRTARFTGKYDPLKRAYHMGVAISLMGLGVTGIMLWNPLRLGAIFPYFQEILVLHVLSALLLTSLATFHVYLALMPSNRPLLTAMITGLLDEAYFKAHYSFRPKLKEQGRVDEGRRTFLKSTGISVIALIMVTLFGRGSGSGSGSNQGISSSGNIQTQASYGPIGNTKQMSPNSAKLFRLPNGAPGILVELPNGQLKAYSAVCTHAGCTVGYVPGQQIILCPCHGAEFSPSNGSVLGGPAPTSLPQFPVSVDNSGNIYIGNVSSSSTTNNPGYGGDDGSYGDN; the protein is encoded by the coding sequence ATGACGTTACTACAATTTATTACAGAATTTGTGATCTGGATCTCCTTTGTGGGAGTTTTTGTTTATCATGTAGCCAGGGGAAAAGTTCTTGAAAAATTACCACCTACCAACGGCAAACCTATAATTCCATTTTACACTCAGAGTCAAAGAATATTTCATTGGAGCTCCTTTGGAATATTGTTGATAGCAGGTCTCTCTGGATACTACATGCTGGGCACATCCAATTTAGGTCTTCTTAGCTTCCACGATTGGACTTTACTACCTGTGGTCTTAACCCTACTTTTTCATGTCCTATCTGACGGGAGAAAACGGGAAATGAGTTTTACATTATCCGATATCCTTAACAGACTTAATCGAACCGCCAGATTCACGGGGAAATATGATCCCTTAAAGAGGGCCTATCACATGGGTGTAGCGATCTCCTTGATGGGATTGGGAGTTACCGGTATCATGTTGTGGAACCCACTTAGGCTTGGTGCGATCTTCCCTTACTTTCAGGAGATCCTGGTATTGCACGTTCTCTCCGCACTTCTCTTAACTTCTCTGGCAACATTCCACGTTTATTTGGCATTAATGCCTTCAAACAGGCCCCTATTGACAGCAATGATCACCGGGCTTCTGGACGAAGCGTATTTTAAGGCTCACTACTCTTTTAGGCCTAAATTGAAGGAGCAAGGAAGAGTTGATGAGGGTAGGAGAACGTTCCTAAAGAGTACCGGCATATCTGTTATTGCACTCATCATGGTAACGTTGTTTGGAAGAGGTTCTGGGTCAGGCTCAGGATCAAATCAAGGTATCTCGAGTTCGGGAAATATTCAGACCCAGGCGTCGTACGGTCCAATAGGGAACACGAAGCAAATGAGTCCCAACTCAGCTAAGTTATTCAGGTTACCCAATGGAGCACCAGGAATCTTGGTGGAGCTTCCCAACGGACAATTGAAAGCCTATAGCGCGGTGTGCACTCACGCTGGTTGTACAGTAGGTTATGTTCCCGGACAACAAATCATATTGTGTCCGTGTCACGGTGCAGAGTTCTCCCCAAGTAATGGGTCAGTGTTGGGGGGTCCTGCTCCCACCTCACTTCCTCAATTTCCCGTGAGTGTGGATAACTCTGGGAACATTTACATAGGTAACGTTTCATCGAGTTCAACCACGAACAATCCTGGATATGGGGGAGACGATGGATCCTACGGGGATAACTAG
- a CDS encoding helix-turn-helix transcriptional regulator: MKYLLLMGLLISVSLVGYGQSSVVIYYNGTVVAHLDNESVFHLIGDNITNLKVLGTKFNLTGGYLYFYNSTKVTVIYDANFPKGVIQGSEPYNVTFHVIVPSSYTFAYISPSPLSLETSGSLYNLTLSGSSLDVLYSAESQSSSGFGKEDLVILLALILSDVVVGSLLGYWYMRSRRKAGPESTSEQSVSSSEDEDKEEAELTTQELNDRDLMVLESFKNGARTLSDAVRVTGLPKSTVYRRIKKLVKMGYLLEKRERGKIWYEVANNQDSSSE, translated from the coding sequence ATGAAATATCTACTACTGATGGGCCTCCTAATATCAGTCTCCCTCGTGGGATATGGCCAATCATCGGTTGTTATTTACTATAACGGCACAGTAGTGGCCCATCTTGATAACGAGTCCGTATTTCATCTAATTGGAGATAACATTACCAATCTTAAGGTATTAGGTACAAAATTTAATTTAACTGGAGGTTACCTCTATTTCTATAACTCCACGAAGGTGACAGTGATCTATGACGCTAATTTCCCCAAGGGGGTCATACAGGGTAGCGAACCCTATAACGTAACTTTTCATGTGATAGTCCCTAGCAGTTATACTTTTGCGTACATATCCCCATCACCGCTCTCATTGGAAACTAGTGGATCACTATATAATTTGACTCTAAGCGGAAGTTCCTTGGACGTTCTCTACTCGGCGGAATCTCAAAGCTCGTCTGGGTTTGGGAAAGAGGATTTAGTCATCCTCCTCGCCCTGATACTTTCAGACGTCGTCGTGGGCTCTCTTCTAGGTTACTGGTATATGCGATCAAGGAGAAAGGCAGGACCCGAGTCCACCTCTGAGCAATCCGTTTCTTCCTCAGAGGATGAGGATAAGGAAGAAGCGGAACTCACTACTCAGGAATTAAATGACAGGGATTTAATGGTCCTGGAGTCCTTTAAGAACGGTGCCAGGACCCTTTCAGATGCCGTGAGGGTAACGGGTTTGCCCAAATCCACCGTGTACAGGAGAATAAAGAAACTAGTGAAAATGGGTTACCTACTGGAGAAAAGAGAGAGAGGTAAAATCTGGTATGAAGTTGCAAACAACCAAGACTCAAGTTCTGAGTAA
- a CDS encoding transposase produces the protein MQGAINSLNELNRSSRSEPQFEGNINRGLGRGNIMEKVLHTEKDVLLKANGVFPWEKFRERLESLYRRKPKWDVILLFKTLLIKYVYDISWNNLEGEIRDSQKFREFLGEKVPPKSTVFLFYKKLHETVKGEEVMWTTLMVELNSLDEVIKRYQEKGFELQVGREKTTSTKSTT, from the coding sequence GTGCAGGGGGCAATAAATTCTCTGAACGAGTTGAACAGGTCGTCGAGGTCGGAACCTCAATTTGAGGGTAATATTAATAGGGGATTGGGTCGAGGTAATATCATGGAAAAGGTGCTCCATACCGAGAAGGACGTCCTGTTGAAGGCGAATGGGGTTTTCCCGTGGGAGAAGTTCAGGGAGAGGTTGGAGTCGCTCTACCGCAGAAAGCCCAAGTGGGACGTGATCCTGCTCTTCAAGACCCTCCTGATCAAGTACGTCTACGACATATCCTGGAACAACCTGGAGGGGGAGATAAGGGATAGTCAGAAGTTCAGGGAGTTCCTTGGGGAGAAGGTACCTCCCAAGAGCACGGTCTTCCTGTTCTACAAGAAGCTTCATGAGACCGTGAAGGGAGAGGAGGTCATGTGGACCACGCTCATGGTCGAGCTCAACTCACTTGATGAGGTCATAAAAAGGTACCAAGAGAAGGGCTTCGAACTGCAGGTGGGGAGAGAAAAAACGACGAGTACGAAGAGTACTACGTGA
- a CDS encoding ATP-binding protein, which produces MSLITQMSFQNPWWTDRVKIYHDEHVSKISSLKPRFVIPPPEGNLLVMGPRQVGKTTFIKTTIMSILERGVKPTEVFFFSCDSLKDKDDLVSLLSQYRSLVNSEGGFIFLDEVTFVRDWNVGLLHLFNAGYLRNSTIYVTGSTSLYLRRETLPGRPLNKVMMYPLNFRLFFDTFFRRLNVNTASLFDVKGFYSNALRLVPYIAELNRALMEYLRKGGFLATNYVEGDPLPPLYEIYKDAVLSDLAKLGRDERTFREVVEKIIESYGSRISENTVAKRTSIGSHNTVSSYLNLAEDLFVLRIFRKVEGNRVNNKSFKKVYFIDPFIYRVMKRYTKGVGALDESDMPHVVEGVVGEHLAREYERIGYTFFKGGKEVDFVVRNLGIEVKWGSGNLKDLRMEKGYVLTLDEVGGNGEKVMLPVSIFLYLASSDRVFYGR; this is translated from the coding sequence ATGTCCCTGATAACACAGATGAGCTTTCAGAACCCATGGTGGACCGATAGGGTCAAGATATATCATGACGAGCACGTGAGCAAGATATCCTCCCTTAAGCCTAGGTTCGTGATCCCTCCTCCCGAGGGGAACCTACTGGTAATGGGGCCCAGACAGGTGGGTAAGACCACCTTCATTAAGACCACCATAATGTCCATCCTGGAGAGGGGCGTGAAACCCACTGAGGTATTCTTCTTCTCATGTGACTCCTTGAAGGATAAGGATGACCTCGTTTCCCTGCTCTCTCAATACAGATCGCTCGTCAACTCAGAGGGGGGTTTCATCTTCCTGGATGAGGTGACCTTCGTTAGGGACTGGAACGTCGGACTCTTGCACCTGTTCAACGCTGGATACCTGAGGAACTCCACGATCTACGTCACAGGGTCCACCTCTCTTTACCTCAGGAGGGAAACATTGCCAGGTAGACCTTTGAACAAGGTGATGATGTACCCGCTGAACTTCAGGCTGTTCTTCGATACGTTCTTCAGGAGGCTGAACGTTAATACCGCCTCCTTATTCGACGTTAAGGGTTTCTACTCCAACGCCCTAAGATTAGTTCCTTACATCGCGGAGCTCAACAGGGCGCTCATGGAATACCTGAGGAAAGGAGGATTCCTCGCCACCAACTACGTAGAGGGAGATCCGCTCCCTCCCCTCTACGAGATTTATAAGGACGCGGTGTTGAGTGACTTGGCCAAACTGGGAAGGGATGAGAGGACGTTCAGGGAAGTAGTGGAGAAGATCATAGAGTCCTACGGCTCCAGGATATCGGAAAACACTGTGGCCAAGCGGACTTCCATAGGCTCACACAACACGGTGTCCAGTTACTTAAACCTAGCCGAGGATCTCTTCGTCCTCAGGATCTTCAGGAAAGTGGAGGGGAACAGAGTGAACAACAAGTCGTTCAAGAAGGTTTACTTCATAGATCCCTTCATCTACAGGGTTATGAAGAGGTACACGAAAGGTGTGGGGGCCCTAGATGAGAGTGATATGCCCCACGTCGTGGAGGGAGTGGTGGGGGAACACCTAGCCAGGGAGTATGAGAGGATAGGTTACACGTTCTTCAAGGGAGGGAAGGAAGTGGACTTCGTGGTGAGGAACTTGGGTATTGAGGTCAAGTGGGGATCGGGAAACCTCAAGGATTTAAGGATGGAGAAGGGATACGTACTGACCTTGGACGAGGTAGGCGGGAACGGGGAGAAAGTTATGCTTCCCGTCTCCATATTCCTTTATCTCGCGTCATCGGACAGGGTTTTTTACGGTAGGTAA